In Rana temporaria chromosome 3, aRanTem1.1, whole genome shotgun sequence, a single window of DNA contains:
- the LOC120932046 gene encoding pollen-specific leucine-rich repeat extensin-like protein 1 — MRLVTSNRSGSAACHIKEYIHAKELEFLRPSLSLARTENSWEEAAPTAPVAMDNSSRNSCDETLEGLEPESQLASSSQSTPATPLGELQTTPRPVPRVAARGTKRKAPESDPNVTMMLQIMSEMKDRMGTNTNTPSYGNKSAQCLAELMDRVPKSLQADMLAGTIRYINTFIPPEEPYLSPEPPPPYGPYANQHPQHLSAPTLRHFTAPPFHSHLPQHAPPYPTQTPTLSTHPQLPTPPSAYTSSTLPDPPYLHTHTSTMSPYRRPQTTPSAYHPTTSQTFHLPPQPPTYPSRTTYPSDYTHLPTLPPYNPQPTPTPPPPQPPATPPSRWPHGTTSRSDWSSFGKAIDAGISVDDPGESPSFQKL, encoded by the exons ATGAGACTGGTAACAAGTAACAGGAGTGGATCGGCGGCATGTCACATCAAAGAATACATTCATGCTAAGGAATTGGAATTCTTGAGACCTTCATTGAGTTTGGCGAG GACTGAAAACAGCTGGGAGGAAGCTGCTCCGACCGCCCCTGTCGCGATGGATAACAGCAGCCGAAATTCGTGTGATGAGACACTGGAGGGTCTGGAGCCGGAAAGCCAGTTGGCCAGTTCATCTCAATCTACGCCGGCAACACCTCTGGGAGAGCTGCAGACAACGCCAAGGCCGGTGCCGCGTGTAGCTGCGAGGGGGACCAAAAGAAAAGCTCCGGAATCAGACCCCAATGTGACAATGATGCTACAGATCATGTCAGAAATGAAGGACAGAATGGGTACTAATACTAATACCCCTTCATACGGAAACAAGTCGGCCCAATGTTTGGCGGAGTTAATGGACAGGGTTCCCAAAAGCCTACAAGCCGATATGCTGGCAGGTACCATACGGTACATCAACACATTTATTCCACCTGAAGAACCCTACCTATCCCCAGAACCACCACCACCGTATGGCCCCTATGCTAACCAACACCCGCAACATCTGTCAGCACCAACACTTCGTCACTTCACAGCACCACCTTTTCACAGCCACCTACCTCAACACGCACCACCTTACCCGACTCAGACGCCCACACTTTCTACCCACCCTCAACTACCAACACCACCTTCTGCATACACTTCCTCAACACTCCCTGATCCGCCTTACCTGCATACGCACACTTCGACAATGTCACCTTACAGACGCCCACAGACGACACCTTCTGCCTACCATCCCACGACTTCACAAACATTTCATCTACCTCCACAACCTCCTACTTACCCTTCTCGCACGACATACCCTTCCGATTACACACACCTGCCTACACTCCCACCTTACAATCCTCAACctacaccaacaccaccaccaccacaaccaccagcaaCACCACCATCACGTTGGCCGCATGGTACAACATCTAGATCAGATTGGTCTAGTTTTGGCAAAGCCATAGACGCTGGCATATCGGTGGATGACCCAGGGGAATCCCCAAGTTTCCAAAAACTGTAA
- the LOC120932045 gene encoding protein ALP1-like has protein sequence MNDDEMACMMAAVTATSYMLYQGQRRRKRARRYWIHPVIAGREETGQFWVLYKDLREHEEKFLDYTRMSMKSFDELLELLSGRLQRMDTYFRNSIPPVERLIITLRYLSTGQSLGSLHYAFRIGKSTASYIIRDTCSAIWEVLQEVVFKKPTAQEWAQIAEVFWQRCNFPNCVGAIDGKHIRIVKPMRSGSEFFNYKKYFSFVLMAVADANYCFTYIDIGSYGSSADSTIFGNSNFGQMLRSDDLDLPQCRPLPGTNGPPLPSVFVGDEAFSLGTNLLRPYSGHSLTEERRVFNYRLTRARRVVECTFGILANKWRLLHTPIVLNMQNAVTAVKAACALHNFVRQRDGFDFEEPVTETLERAQWTGVRGNRQGSHVRDQYAAYFMSPEGQVPWQLDSI, from the exons ATGAACGACGATGAGatggcatgtatgatggcagcaGTCACTGCCACCTCGTATATGCTATACCAGGgacagaggagaaggaagagggcacgGAGATATTGGATCCACCCTGTTATTGCCGGTCGGGAAGAAACAGGACAGTTTTGGGTCCTTTATAAAGATCTCCGAGAGCACGAGGAGAAATTCCTGGACTACACCAGAATGTCTATGAAAAG tTTTGATGAGTTGCTAGAACTGCTCAGCGGTAGATTACAGAGGATGGACACCTATTTCCGCAATTCCATACCCCCTGTGGAGCGACTTATCATCACACTGAG atATTTATCAACTGGACAGTCTCTTGGAAGTCTACATTATGCCTTCCGTATAGGCAAGTCGACAGCGAGTTATATTATACGTGACACCTGCTCTGCTATATGGGAGGTTCTCCAGGAGGTAGTGTTCAAGAAACCTACTGCACAGGAATGGGCACAGATTGCGGAGGTATTCTGGCAACGCTGCAACTTTCCTAATTGTgtcggagcaatagatgggaagcacatTAGGATTGTGAAGCCCATGAGAAGTGGAAGTGAATTCTTCAATTACAAGAAATATTTCTCTTTTGTATTGATGGCTGTAGCAGATGCAAACTACTGTTTTACTTACATAGACATTGGGTCATATGGGAGCAGCGCGGACTCAACCATCTTTGGAAACTCGAACTTTGGTCAAATGCTGCGATCAGATGATCTTGACCTACCACAATGCCGTCCTCTCCCAGGCACAAATGGCCCTCCACTACCAAGTGTTTTTGTGGGTGATGAGGCCTTTTCTTTGGGGACAAACCTCCTGCGGCCTTATTCGGGGCATAGTTTGACAGAGGAGAGAAGGGTATTCAACTACCGCCTAACCCGGGCACGGCGAGTAGTTGAATGCACTTTTGGAATACTTGCCAATAAGTGGCGGCTTCTGCACACTCCCATAGTGTTAAACATGCAGAATGCCGTCACGGCTGTCAAAGCTGCGTGCGCCTTGCACAATTTTGTGAGGCAGCGCGATGGCTTCGATTTCGAAGAACCGGTTACTGAGACTCTGGAAAGAGCTCAGTGGACTGGTGTCCGTGGGAACAGGCAGGGCTCCCATGTACGGGATCAGTATGCCGCATATTTTATGTCTCCTGAAGGACAGGTGCCATGGCAGCTGGATTCcatttaa